ACCTCTCCCACAAACACTTCAAGTAGGGCTGGCGCTCGTCATGGATCTTGAGCGAAGCCGAAAGGCTCCACACCGCAACAACCTACCGCGCTTCTCCCAAACACCTAATTCCCTCTCCCCATGAAAATCCTCCTCACCGGTGCCTCGGGACTCCTCGGATCCGCCTTCGCCCAAGCCGCTAAACGACGCGGTCACCATGTAGTTGGAATAACAGGACGCTACGACGGCCCCCTCCCCGGCCCCGCCGAACGCAAGCAGCTCGATCTCGCCGACCTCAACGCCCTCGAAGCCTTCGCGCTCGAGCAATTCCCAGACGCCATCGTCAATTGCGCCGCCATCTCCGAACCCGGCGACTGCGAGAAAGACCCCGCCGCCAGCCGACTCCTAAACGTCGCCCTCCCGGAAAAACTCGCCCTCCTCGCCCGTCACCTCTTCGCCACCCTCATCCACATTTCCTCCGAACAAGTCTTCGACGGAACCGCCGCGCGTTACTACCGCGACTCCCCACCGTCTCCACCAAACGAATACGCACGCCAAAAGCTCGAATCCGAGCACCGCGTCAACGAGCTCGCCGCCGAATTCGCCACCACCCTGAGACTGCCCCTCCTCATGGGCAACAGCCTAGCCGGCACCCGCAGTCTGCACGAACGCCTCCTGCTTAGCTGGTCGAAAGGCCAAGCCACCCCCCTCTTCACCGACGAATACCGCCAACCCTGCCTCGTCGACAACGCCGCCGCCGTCATGCTCGAGCTCTGCGAGCGCTCGGACCTCAAGGGCGTCTACCACTGGGCCGGAGAAAAATGCATCTCCCGCTACGAAATGGGCCAACGCATCGCCCAGCACTTCGGCTTGCCCGCCGAGCAACTCGTGCAAGCCGCCCAGCGGGGCGACGATCCCCGTTTCGCCCACCGGCAAGCCCGCCTCGACCTCGACATCACCCCCCTCGCCAGCAAGCTCAAGACCCAAGCTCAAGCCTTCGCCGACCAGCTCGACGCCCTGATCGTCCCCAAACCCGTCCGCTCCTGGTACCACAGCCAATAACACTCCGCTTCGTCATCTCCTTCTTATTCTTCTTCATCCTCTTTGGATCCCCCACATTGCCTGCTTCCAAAGAGAAGCAGGTTGAGATGAAGAAGGAGAAGCAGAGACCCAAGCCCCTCGCCCCTACGCCCCACCTAATTCATTGACCTTGACGCCCTTTCTCTAACTGTAGCAACCGACACATGGCGCACTCTCTTCACATCATCCCCGACATCACCGGTTCCGCAGCTCAGCACATGGCCTTCGACGCTCTCCTCCTGCAGCGCTACGAACCCAAGGACGCCATCCGCCTGCGCCACTACGAGTGGAACCGCACCGCCTACACTTTCGGCCTCAGCCAACACTACTCCTACATCACTTCCGAAGTGCCCGACCTCAGCGCCGAGATCGTGCGACGCCCCACCGGAGGCGGCCTCGTGGACCACACCAACGACTGGACCTATACGCTCGTCATCCCCAGCACCCACCCCTTCTCCAAAGGCCAGCCCGTCGATTCCTACCGCGCCGTGCACCAATGCATCATCGACGCCATGGAGAAACAGGACCTCGGCTGCGAACTCAACCTAAGCGCCCCCGACAAGATCACTCCCAGCGTTTGCTTCAACAAAGCCGAGCTCTACGACGTCATTCTCAAAGACCTTCCCAGCAAGCTCGCAGGAGCTGCCCAAAAACGCACCAAGAACGGCTACATGCTGCAGGGCTCTATCTGGAAACCGCTCGCCAGCAAAGTGAAATGGGACCAATTCTACAACGATTTCTCCATGGGACTCGCCACCCTTCTGGATGCCGAAATCGAATACGTCAGCTCCCCCTCCTGGCGTCCCGAAGAGGAACTCGCCCTCACAGACCAGTTCGACTCCGAAGAGTGGAACCAGCGACGCTAACAGTATCCTTTTAACGGATACAATTAGAATCGCAACTCTAAGAGTTGCTGCCCGATAAGCCGCGTTTTTGTAGGGTTGGACCTTGGTCCAGACCGCGTCGCGCAGTAAAACGGGTTTGCACCGCCATCTGCAGCTAGCTGCACCCCTGCTCAGAAGAGGCGAGCGGGCGGCCGCACCGCAAGCGACAAGCTAACGCAATCGAAACACCAGCAGCGGCCCCTCGTTCATCGAAACGAGCAACTCGCCTTTTCCATCCCGATCCAAGTCGCTCCAAGCGAGGCGACGCGGGTAGCCATGAGTGCTCAAACCACTCTTCCACGGCAATAAGGCCTCGAACTCTCCCGATCCGTCGTTGAGCAAAAGACTGAGGTGTCCACGCAGAAACCGTTCCGCCCAAAGCTTCGGTGCATGCATCTCGTGGGCCATTACCAAGTCAAGGTCACCATCCGAATCGACATCGACCGCGAGTAGGTCGATCCCCACTCCACTTTGCGCCCAGCGAGGCAAGGCGCGCTTCACAAAGCGTCCCGCCTCCGTCTGCATCAACACGACGCTACGGGTCTCCGTCATATCGTACGCCTTGTACTTGGACAGAAGTTCCGCCGTGAAGATTTCCTCCACTTCCATCTCCGCGAAGGCCGAAATATTTTCGCTGGTCTTGTCCATCAGTCCCGGAAACTGGATATCGTGAACCTCACGATTCTCCATCGGCAAGACACGCCCATCACGCACTTTCGCTTCAATATAAGTGTTTACCAAATATTGATTGTCAGGCGCAAACAAACGAACCGGTTCCTGCTCGCTGGCCTTATACTTCGTATTCAAACCATAGTTACCGAATACGAGATCTATCAAACCATCCCCATCGAAATCTCCAGCGGCAGCAGAACGCCAAACCCCACGCATCGTCTCCTCAGCAAAAGCATCCGCCACCCGCACCAATTGCCCCTCTTCGCTTCTCCAGAGAACGGGAGCTCCCCATATCACAGCCTGAACCAAGTCCAATGCCCCATCGCCATCCCAATCCACAACCAACAGTTCACTGGTATTTCCCGATCTGCGAAACGCTTTAGCGAAAGCGCTATCTTCATCCACGACAAAACCGTCCTCGTCGCGACGCCACACTAGATTGTCCTCGTACT
This region of Pelagicoccus enzymogenes genomic DNA includes:
- a CDS encoding SDR family oxidoreductase, translating into MKILLTGASGLLGSAFAQAAKRRGHHVVGITGRYDGPLPGPAERKQLDLADLNALEAFALEQFPDAIVNCAAISEPGDCEKDPAASRLLNVALPEKLALLARHLFATLIHISSEQVFDGTAARYYRDSPPSPPNEYARQKLESEHRVNELAAEFATTLRLPLLMGNSLAGTRSLHERLLLSWSKGQATPLFTDEYRQPCLVDNAAAVMLELCERSDLKGVYHWAGEKCISRYEMGQRIAQHFGLPAEQLVQAAQRGDDPRFAHRQARLDLDITPLASKLKTQAQAFADQLDALIVPKPVRSWYHSQ
- a CDS encoding lipoyl protein ligase domain-containing protein, yielding MAHSLHIIPDITGSAAQHMAFDALLLQRYEPKDAIRLRHYEWNRTAYTFGLSQHYSYITSEVPDLSAEIVRRPTGGGLVDHTNDWTYTLVIPSTHPFSKGQPVDSYRAVHQCIIDAMEKQDLGCELNLSAPDKITPSVCFNKAELYDVILKDLPSKLAGAAQKRTKNGYMLQGSIWKPLASKVKWDQFYNDFSMGLATLLDAEIEYVSSPSWRPEEELALTDQFDSEEWNQRR